In Rhodospirillales bacterium, a single window of DNA contains:
- a CDS encoding efflux RND transporter periplasmic adaptor subunit, whose amino-acid sequence MKSSHVLAIALAVGAIVWVMSGHFGGEGASTEDAPVSAAESHQAHVDARAPTKVRVATSTAQPYVLTLSVTGRTEANRDISLRVQTSGRIETIEAEEGEVVEEGQVITRIAMDDRSQRLSRAEALVEQFRIAFNASAELAASGWRAETANAEALANLRGAQAELAAIMLDIERTEITAPFRGVLDAIGIEVGEVVEEGFGESDAIGHIFDLDPFIVVAAVSERDVGLLTVGDVGEAHLITGETVSGVLRYIGQVAEPETRTFRIELEVPNPDLRIAAGLTTQVILPLLTIPSHFISPSALSLADNGDLGVKVVDPDNIVRFVPVQVVANSDGGLWITGLPDEVTLITVGHDFVAAGEVVEPVRVEGSAFSGAS is encoded by the coding sequence ATGAAGTCGTCCCATGTCCTCGCGATCGCGCTTGCGGTTGGCGCCATTGTCTGGGTTATGTCCGGACATTTTGGCGGCGAGGGGGCGTCGACTGAAGATGCACCGGTTTCCGCGGCGGAATCGCACCAGGCGCACGTTGATGCCCGCGCGCCGACAAAGGTGCGGGTTGCGACCAGCACGGCCCAACCCTATGTCCTGACCCTTTCGGTGACCGGTCGGACCGAGGCCAACCGTGACATCAGCCTGCGCGTGCAGACCTCGGGCCGGATTGAGACGATCGAGGCCGAGGAAGGCGAGGTCGTCGAAGAGGGCCAGGTCATTACCCGCATCGCGATGGACGACCGGAGCCAGCGCCTGTCGCGTGCCGAGGCGCTGGTCGAGCAGTTCCGCATCGCCTTCAATGCCTCGGCCGAACTCGCCGCAAGCGGCTGGCGGGCAGAGACTGCCAACGCCGAGGCTCTTGCCAATCTGCGCGGCGCCCAGGCCGAACTCGCCGCCATCATGCTCGATATCGAACGCACCGAAATCACCGCGCCGTTTCGGGGCGTTCTCGACGCCATAGGCATTGAGGTGGGCGAGGTCGTGGAGGAGGGCTTCGGCGAGAGCGATGCCATCGGTCATATCTTCGATCTTGACCCGTTCATTGTGGTTGCCGCGGTCAGCGAACGCGACGTCGGCCTGCTCACGGTCGGCGATGTCGGTGAGGCGCATCTCATCACCGGCGAGACTGTCAGCGGCGTGCTGCGCTATATTGGACAGGTCGCCGAGCCGGAGACCCGCACCTTTCGCATCGAGCTTGAAGTGCCGAATCCCGATCTCAGAATCGCGGCGGGCTTGACGACCCAAGTGATCCTTCCGCTCCTGACGATTCCAAGCCACTTCATCTCGCCTTCGGCACTGTCGCTTGCCGACAACGGGGACCTCGGTGTCAAGGTCGTGGATCCCGACAACATCGTGCGATTCGTGCCGGTCCAGGTCGTGGCCAACAGTGACGGCGGGCTCTGGATCACAGGTCTGCCCGATGAGGTCACGTTGATCACCGTGGGCCACGATTTTGTCGCGGCGGGTGAGGTCGTCGAGCCCGTTCGCGTCGAAGGCTCGGCCTTTTCCGGGGCCTCATGA
- a CDS encoding dihydrodipicolinate synthase family protein yields MTDKLRGIVSPNLTPFNDDLSVAEDLYLRHARWLLDHGCAAITPFGTTGEALSVGMNERKHLLELLVENGIPADRLMVGTGLTNLPDTAELSRHAMALGCIGVMVLPPFYFKGVSDDGIHAYFTALIEAVPDIRIYLYHIPPVAVVGFGLALIKRLQADFPEHVVGLKDSSGDWDNTRAILDGVPALHTFPGSEVPLLEALRIGASGCITATANINAVAIHDIFTSWQADDADERQAHVKAFRLAVQPYAPIPAMKWLLADASGDARWKTVRPPLDALPDDKGRALKARLEAGFDFRLEWS; encoded by the coding sequence ATGACCGACAAGCTCCGGGGCATCGTTTCGCCCAACCTGACACCGTTCAACGACGACCTCTCGGTCGCCGAGGACCTCTATCTGCGCCACGCGCGCTGGCTGCTCGACCACGGCTGCGCAGCGATCACGCCCTTCGGCACAACGGGCGAGGCGCTCTCGGTCGGCATGAACGAACGCAAACACCTGCTGGAACTGCTGGTCGAGAACGGCATCCCCGCCGACCGGCTGATGGTCGGCACGGGCCTGACCAACCTGCCTGATACGGCCGAGCTTTCGCGCCACGCCATGGCGCTCGGCTGCATTGGTGTGATGGTCCTGCCGCCGTTCTACTTCAAGGGAGTCAGTGACGACGGCATCCACGCCTACTTCACGGCGTTGATCGAGGCGGTGCCCGACATCCGCATCTACCTCTATCACATTCCGCCGGTGGCGGTGGTCGGTTTCGGCCTCGCCCTGATCAAGCGGCTGCAGGCCGACTTCCCCGAGCATGTCGTGGGGCTGAAGGACAGCTCCGGCGACTGGGACAACACCAGGGCAATCCTCGACGGCGTGCCGGCGCTCCACACCTTCCCGGGTTCGGAGGTGCCGTTGCTGGAGGCGCTGCGTATCGGTGCCTCGGGTTGCATCACCGCCACGGCCAATATCAACGCCGTGGCGATCCACGACATCTTCACGAGCTGGCAGGCCGACGACGCCGACGAACGTCAGGCCCACGTGAAAGCCTTCCGCCTCGCCGTCCAGCCCTATGCGCCGATCCCGGCCATGAAGTGGCTGCTGGCCGATGCCTCGGGCGATGCCCGATGGAAGACCGTGCGTCCGCCGCTCGACGCCCTGCCCGACGACAAGGGCCGTGCGCTCAAGGCCAGGCTGGAAGCCGGGTTCGACTTCCGATTGGAGTGGTCATGA
- a CDS encoding DUF262 domain-containing protein yields the protein MELPQPTHRNYTTLISNIEEGEIKIPQFQRDFVWTLQRSAELLDSVVKGYPIGTFIFWLTRERLHSVRELGNAELPPAKEGETVSYVLDGQQRLTSLFAAMRGLPDVYVDRQSTDFSEIYIDLNAGKSDTIVTPNIEGRPEKTVIKLTALLYGDLETLTAFPKEYHKKIDEYKRRIQAYDFPIIEVRDTPIDIATEIFTRINVGGKSLTVFEIMVAKTYDEKRDFDLSVKYSELIECLDPIGYDTISDQTILQLIALILKKDCKRQTILKLEKDDFIETWQKAVYSVKGAVEYFRNVMRIPVSQLLPYLTLIVPFAYFFYHNDNKKPSSSQKAELDNFFWRCSLGDRYSSAVESKLAQDVNRIELIWNDKSPDYDWDVDISSKSLIENGSFNTGRAFIKAILCIMAYQGPLSFNNGADVNISNNWLQRANSKNYHHFFPRKFLENNGFSKDKANNVFNITIVDDYLNKRLIGTKPPSKYMETFKDDNPDLVETMKTHLIGDLDTFGIWEDDYETFIRERSKAISKKLKKRIIRH from the coding sequence ATGGAATTACCCCAACCGACGCACCGGAACTACACCACACTGATCAGCAACATCGAGGAAGGCGAGATCAAAATCCCTCAATTTCAGAGGGATTTCGTTTGGACGCTTCAGCGTTCAGCCGAGCTTCTCGATAGTGTAGTCAAAGGCTACCCAATCGGTACATTTATCTTCTGGCTTACACGCGAACGCCTTCACAGTGTGAGGGAGCTTGGAAACGCAGAGCTTCCTCCTGCGAAGGAAGGGGAGACCGTTTCCTACGTGCTGGACGGACAGCAACGGCTTACCAGTCTGTTCGCCGCGATGAGGGGCTTGCCGGATGTCTATGTAGACAGGCAAAGCACGGATTTCTCTGAAATCTACATTGACCTCAATGCTGGCAAGTCGGATACAATCGTCACCCCGAACATCGAAGGGAGGCCCGAGAAAACGGTCATCAAGCTTACTGCACTTCTCTATGGTGATTTGGAGACCCTCACCGCATTTCCCAAAGAATACCACAAAAAGATCGATGAATACAAACGTCGGATCCAAGCCTATGACTTTCCAATCATTGAGGTGCGCGACACACCAATCGACATTGCGACTGAAATTTTCACGCGGATCAATGTCGGTGGCAAGTCGCTAACTGTGTTCGAGATCATGGTCGCCAAGACTTACGATGAAAAACGAGACTTCGATCTATCCGTAAAATATTCAGAACTGATCGAATGCCTGGATCCAATCGGATATGATACGATTTCCGATCAGACGATCCTTCAACTCATCGCCCTGATACTCAAGAAGGATTGCAAGCGCCAAACAATCCTGAAGCTAGAAAAGGACGATTTCATCGAAACTTGGCAAAAGGCCGTTTATAGTGTCAAGGGAGCGGTCGAGTATTTCCGAAACGTGATGCGGATACCCGTTTCACAGCTCTTGCCATATCTGACTTTGATCGTGCCTTTCGCTTATTTCTTCTATCACAACGACAACAAGAAGCCATCGTCATCACAAAAGGCCGAGCTCGACAATTTCTTCTGGCGCTGTTCTCTCGGTGACCGTTACTCGTCCGCCGTTGAAAGCAAGCTCGCACAAGATGTTAATCGTATCGAACTTATCTGGAACGACAAGTCGCCAGATTATGACTGGGACGTCGATATTTCGTCAAAATCCCTGATTGAGAACGGTTCATTTAACACTGGTCGAGCCTTCATAAAAGCAATCTTGTGCATCATGGCATATCAGGGTCCGCTGTCTTTCAATAATGGTGCGGATGTCAATATCAGCAATAACTGGCTGCAGCGGGCCAACAGCAAAAACTATCACCACTTCTTCCCGCGCAAGTTTCTGGAAAACAATGGTTTCTCCAAAGATAAAGCCAACAATGTCTTCAACATCACAATCGTGGACGATTATCTGAACAAGCGGTTGATCGGTACAAAGCCTCCTTCGAAGTATATGGAGACGTTCAAAGACGATAATCCTGACCTCGTCGAAACAATGAAAACCCATCTGATCGGGGATCTGGATACGTTCGGCATCTGGGAAGACGACTACGAAACCTTCATCCGTGAACGCTCGAAAGCCATAAGTAAAAAACTGAAAAAGCGTATCATCAGACATTAA
- a CDS encoding efflux RND transporter permease subunit yields the protein MIGIINAAFSRPRTVLLLLALILIAGTYSYMTIPKESDPDIDIPIIYVLMTHEGISPGDAERLLVRPMEQELRGIDGVKEITSKAYEGGANVTLEFDAGFDPDIAIDDVRAKVDLAKPELPEETDEPSVHEVNLSLFPILVVTLSGDVPERTLLRLARDLQDEIEGLSEVLEANIQGERDELVEIVIDPMLVESYGLEAAELIDFVGRSNRLVAAGSLDTGAGRFSVKVPGLLEGAADLLALPVKVEGDAITAVSDIAEVRRTFKDPESFARVSGDPALAIEVSKRTGENIIATIENVRAVVDRVSVDWPAGVEIAFSHDQSNDIRNMLTDLQNNVLSAILLVMIVIVWALGWRTAALVGVAIPGSFLTGILVLWAAGLTMNIVVLFSLILAVGMLVDGAIVVTEYADRKMAEGLHRGDAYLSAATRMAWPITASTMTTLAAFLPLMFWPGVVGEFMKFLPLTLIATLLASLTMALVFVPTLGSLVGKSGAADPERARALAAGAEGNVNDVPGFTGVYLGVLHRALRHPAKVLGLAVAVLIGVMMAYGTFGKGVEFFPNIEPEQALFQIHARGNLSVWEKDTLVREVEDRILDMREFETIYATVGGDEGGGGQDVAEDVIGSISVELIDWEYRRPAEQIFAEVLERTSDLAGIIVEPTGQQRGPAEGKPIEIKVLAIDPDLIEDAVATIREHMDTVEGLRDIEDSRPLPGIQWEIEVDRAQAAKFGTDVSSVGGMVQLVTNGLLISTIRPDDSKDEIEVRARFSDSWRTLDQLDNLRIQTPIGHVPLANFVTRSAAPQVDTINRTDGVRVMTIKSDIEEGVLADAMVQELSAWIETAGLDPRVNVEFRGENEDQAEAAQFLMKAFGVALFLMTIILVTQFNSFYFAFLILSAVIMSTIGVMIGLLVTGQPFSIVMSGIGVIALAGIVVNNNIVLIDTYDRLRQTIRDPMEAILRTGAQRLRPVMLTTITTILGLMPMVMQVNIDFFSRHVAVGAPSTQWWVQLSSAIVFGLAFATMLTLIVTPSALMLRENVQGWWHKRRGPEPAGRTRPRRRWFGGRRRPRPTPPTGDHAPGIGGTK from the coding sequence ATGATCGGGATCATCAACGCGGCGTTCTCGCGTCCGCGCACGGTCCTGCTTCTGCTCGCGCTGATCCTGATCGCGGGGACCTACTCCTATATGACGATTCCGAAGGAGTCGGACCCCGACATCGACATCCCCATCATCTATGTCTTGATGACGCATGAGGGCATTTCGCCCGGCGACGCCGAGCGGCTGTTGGTGCGACCGATGGAGCAGGAGCTGCGCGGCATCGACGGGGTCAAGGAGATCACGTCGAAAGCCTATGAAGGCGGCGCCAACGTGACGCTGGAGTTTGACGCCGGCTTCGATCCCGACATCGCGATCGACGACGTGCGCGCCAAAGTCGATCTGGCCAAGCCCGAGCTTCCCGAGGAGACCGACGAACCCTCGGTGCACGAGGTCAACCTCTCGCTGTTCCCGATTCTGGTGGTCACGCTTTCGGGCGACGTCCCCGAGCGCACCCTGCTGCGTCTGGCGCGCGATCTGCAGGATGAGATCGAAGGGCTCTCCGAGGTCCTGGAGGCCAACATCCAGGGCGAGCGTGACGAGCTGGTCGAGATCGTGATCGATCCCATGCTGGTCGAAAGCTACGGGCTCGAAGCCGCCGAACTGATCGACTTCGTCGGTCGCTCCAACCGTCTTGTCGCGGCGGGTTCGCTTGACACCGGTGCCGGCCGCTTCAGCGTCAAGGTGCCCGGATTGCTGGAGGGCGCCGCAGACCTTCTGGCGCTTCCGGTCAAGGTCGAGGGCGATGCGATCACCGCCGTCTCCGACATCGCCGAGGTGCGCCGCACCTTCAAGGATCCCGAGAGCTTCGCCCGGGTCTCGGGCGACCCGGCGCTCGCCATTGAGGTCTCCAAGCGGACGGGCGAGAACATCATCGCGACGATCGAGAACGTGCGCGCGGTGGTCGACCGGGTCAGCGTGGACTGGCCGGCCGGCGTCGAGATCGCATTTTCCCATGACCAGTCGAACGACATCCGCAACATGCTGACCGATCTGCAGAACAATGTGCTCTCGGCCATTCTGCTGGTCATGATCGTTATCGTCTGGGCCCTCGGCTGGCGTACGGCGGCGCTCGTGGGCGTGGCGATCCCCGGTTCGTTCCTGACCGGCATTCTGGTTCTCTGGGCAGCTGGGCTCACCATGAACATTGTCGTTTTGTTCAGCCTGATCCTGGCGGTCGGCATGCTGGTCGACGGCGCCATCGTGGTCACCGAATACGCCGACCGGAAGATGGCCGAAGGCCTGCACCGGGGCGACGCCTATCTCTCGGCTGCCACGCGCATGGCCTGGCCGATCACGGCCTCGACCATGACCACGCTGGCCGCCTTCCTGCCGCTGATGTTCTGGCCCGGTGTCGTCGGCGAGTTCATGAAGTTCCTGCCGCTCACGCTGATCGCAACGCTCTTGGCCTCGCTCACAATGGCGCTCGTTTTTGTCCCGACGCTCGGCTCGCTAGTCGGCAAATCCGGTGCGGCCGATCCGGAGCGCGCCAGGGCTCTGGCGGCGGGCGCCGAGGGCAATGTCAACGACGTGCCCGGCTTCACCGGCGTCTATCTCGGCGTTCTCCATCGCGCGCTGCGTCATCCTGCGAAGGTCCTAGGTCTTGCGGTGGCGGTCCTGATCGGCGTGATGATGGCCTACGGCACCTTCGGAAAGGGCGTCGAGTTCTTCCCCAACATCGAGCCAGAGCAGGCGCTCTTCCAGATTCACGCGCGCGGCAACCTCTCGGTCTGGGAGAAGGACACGCTCGTGCGCGAGGTCGAGGACCGCATCCTCGACATGAGGGAGTTCGAGACAATCTACGCCACGGTCGGCGGTGATGAGGGCGGCGGCGGACAGGATGTCGCCGAAGACGTGATCGGTTCGATCTCCGTCGAGTTGATCGACTGGGAGTACCGCCGTCCGGCCGAACAGATTTTTGCCGAGGTGCTGGAACGCACCTCCGATCTTGCCGGCATCATCGTCGAACCCACGGGCCAGCAGCGTGGCCCCGCCGAGGGCAAGCCGATCGAGATTAAAGTCTTGGCGATCGATCCGGACCTGATCGAGGACGCGGTCGCGACGATCCGCGAGCACATGGACACGGTCGAGGGCCTGCGCGACATTGAGGACAGCCGTCCGCTGCCCGGCATTCAGTGGGAGATCGAGGTCGACCGTGCCCAGGCCGCCAAGTTTGGCACCGATGTCTCCTCGGTCGGCGGCATGGTGCAGCTCGTCACCAACGGCCTTCTGATCTCGACCATTCGGCCCGACGACTCCAAGGACGAGATCGAAGTCCGCGCTCGTTTTTCCGACAGCTGGCGTACCCTCGACCAGCTCGACAATCTGCGTATACAGACGCCCATAGGGCATGTCCCGCTGGCGAATTTCGTGACGCGCTCTGCCGCACCCCAGGTCGACACGATCAACCGCACCGACGGTGTTCGGGTGATGACAATCAAGTCCGACATCGAAGAGGGCGTTCTGGCAGACGCCATGGTTCAGGAGCTCTCTGCCTGGATCGAGACCGCAGGCCTTGACCCGCGCGTCAACGTGGAGTTCCGCGGTGAGAACGAAGATCAGGCGGAAGCCGCCCAGTTCCTCATGAAAGCGTTCGGCGTTGCACTCTTCTTGATGACGATCATCCTGGTCACCCAGTTCAACAGCTTCTATTTCGCCTTTCTGATCCTGTCGGCGGTCATCATGTCGACCATCGGTGTGATGATCGGCCTTCTGGTCACCGGCCAGCCCTTCAGTATCGTCATGTCGGGCATCGGCGTGATCGCGCTCGCTGGCATCGTGGTGAACAACAACATTGTGCTGATCGACACCTATGATCGCCTGCGTCAAACCATCAGGGATCCGATGGAGGCGATCCTGCGAACGGGTGCCCAGCGTCTCCGGCCGGTGATGCTGACCACGATCACAACGATCCTGGGCCTGATGCCGATGGTCATGCAGGTCAACATCGACTTCTTCAGCCGCCATGTCGCGGTTGGCGCTCCCTCAACCCAGTGGTGGGTTCAGCTTTCCAGCGCCATCGTCTTCGGCTTGGCCTTTGCCACCATGCTGACCCTGATCGTCACGCCGAGCGCGCTGATGCTGCGCGAGAACGTGCAGGGCTGGTGGCACAAGCGTCGCGGGCCAGAGCCTGCCGGCAGGACGCGCCCGCGCCGCCGCTGGTTCGGCGGACGGCGCAGGCCACGGCCGACACCACCGACAGGGGACCATGCGCCGGGCATCGGCGGCACGAAATAG